From the Psychrobacillus sp. FSL K6-4046 genome, one window contains:
- a CDS encoding transporter substrate-binding domain-containing protein — MKNKLFLIMLTMIIALLAACGTKDDAKEDAGSGSTPSEELPVLKMGTSADYPPFEFIDPTKSEEIIGFDIDLSNLIAEKLGYKIEVENIDFNGLIPAIQAGKLDFVLAGMSPTEERDEVVDFSIPYNETVQMVVTKKDSGIKTVEDLAGKTVGVQISSVQEELANELAETVDMKVESRNLIPEVIQELMTKRFDAAVIEDVVAENYTQRNKDLTYFPIVVEEIDTKAAVFPEGSELKEKFDKAINELIEEGKIDELREKWFVVEAE, encoded by the coding sequence ATGAAAAACAAGTTATTTCTAATCATGCTAACAATGATTATTGCTTTACTAGCTGCTTGTGGAACTAAAGACGATGCGAAAGAGGATGCTGGATCGGGTTCTACACCTTCTGAGGAATTACCAGTATTAAAAATGGGGACTTCAGCTGACTATCCACCATTTGAATTTATCGATCCAACAAAGAGCGAAGAGATTATTGGTTTTGATATTGACCTATCCAATTTAATCGCTGAAAAGCTAGGATATAAGATTGAAGTAGAAAACATTGATTTCAACGGATTAATCCCAGCGATACAAGCAGGTAAATTAGACTTCGTATTAGCAGGAATGTCACCAACAGAAGAACGCGATGAAGTTGTAGATTTTTCTATCCCTTACAACGAAACAGTACAAATGGTAGTGACTAAAAAAGACAGTGGTATTAAAACAGTGGAAGACTTAGCTGGTAAAACAGTTGGGGTTCAAATCTCATCTGTTCAAGAAGAGCTAGCAAATGAATTAGCAGAAACAGTAGACATGAAAGTGGAGAGCCGTAACTTAATCCCAGAGGTTATTCAAGAGCTAATGACTAAGCGTTTTGATGCAGCCGTTATAGAGGATGTAGTAGCTGAAAATTATACACAGCGTAACAAAGATTTAACTTACTTCCCAATAGTAGTAGAAGAAATAGATACTAAAGCAGCAGTTTTCCCTGAAGGCAGTGAGCTGAAAGAGAAGTTTGATAAAGCTATTAATGAGTTAATTGAAGAAGGAAAAATTGACGAGCTTAGAGAAAAATGGTTTGTAGTAGAAGCAGAATAA
- a CDS encoding amino acid ABC transporter permease → MLDFSAVVPSIPYIAKGIGVTLQIVVGATILGLILGILLALCKIGKITVLRLLADFYTSIFRGTPLVLQLMIIYYAIPQLFDITVDPMPAAIIAFGLNSGAYISEIIRGGINAVDKGQLEASLALGIPYSKMMKDIILPQAMKNIMPSLMNEFITLTKESAIVTVIGALDIMRRAYVVGGSSYRYLEALMIAGVMYYILTLILSFLGKKLEKRMSRSD, encoded by the coding sequence ATGTTAGATTTTTCTGCAGTCGTTCCCTCTATTCCTTATATTGCAAAAGGAATAGGTGTTACACTTCAAATAGTTGTGGGAGCCACAATTTTAGGTTTAATTTTAGGGATTTTGTTAGCTCTATGTAAAATAGGGAAAATAACTGTATTACGTCTATTAGCAGATTTTTATACATCTATTTTCAGAGGAACTCCCCTTGTATTACAATTAATGATTATTTACTATGCGATTCCTCAGCTTTTTGATATTACGGTAGATCCGATGCCAGCAGCAATTATAGCATTTGGATTAAATTCAGGTGCCTATATCTCTGAAATTATTCGTGGTGGGATTAATGCTGTTGATAAGGGGCAGTTAGAGGCTTCTTTAGCTTTGGGTATACCTTATTCGAAGATGATGAAGGATATTATTCTTCCTCAAGCGATGAAAAATATCATGCCTTCCCTTATGAATGAATTTATCACATTAACGAAGGAATCAGCGATTGTAACAGTAATTGGTGCACTAGACATTATGCGCCGTGCATACGTCGTGGGCGGATCTTCTTATCGTTACTTAGAGGCATTAATGATTGCTGGAGTGATGTACTATATCCTTACACTTATTTTATCATTCCTTGGCAAAAAGCTAGAAAAGAGGATGAGTAGAAGTGATTAA
- a CDS encoding amino acid ABC transporter ATP-binding protein, translating to MIKVEKLYKSFGKNEVLKNISTEIKEQEVIAIIGPSGSGKSTFLRCLNLLEEPTSGVISIGNDVVTDKKTNIMKVRENVGMVFQHFYLFPHKTVLENLTYAPMNVQGKSKEEAIAVADDLLHKVGLFEKRSEYPNRLSGGQKQRVAIARALAMNPSVMLFDEPTSALDPEMVKEVLAVMKDLAESGMTMVIVTHEMNFAKEVADRILFLDGGVLVEDTPPVEFFSSPKSERAKEFLEKVL from the coding sequence GTGATTAAAGTAGAAAAATTATATAAATCATTTGGAAAAAATGAAGTCTTAAAAAACATATCCACTGAAATTAAGGAACAGGAAGTAATTGCAATCATAGGGCCCTCTGGTTCTGGTAAGTCTACTTTTTTACGTTGCTTGAATTTACTGGAGGAGCCTACTAGTGGTGTGATTAGTATAGGCAATGATGTTGTAACAGATAAAAAAACTAATATTATGAAGGTACGTGAAAATGTAGGAATGGTATTTCAACATTTTTATTTATTTCCTCACAAAACGGTACTAGAAAACTTAACGTATGCACCAATGAATGTTCAAGGAAAATCAAAGGAAGAGGCAATAGCTGTTGCAGATGACCTCTTACATAAAGTCGGACTCTTTGAGAAACGCTCGGAATATCCAAATCGTTTATCAGGCGGTCAAAAGCAGCGTGTAGCAATTGCCCGTGCGTTAGCAATGAACCCTTCTGTTATGTTGTTCGATGAGCCAACTTCTGCCTTAGACCCAGAGATGGTAAAAGAGGTTTTAGCTGTTATGAAGGACTTAGCAGAATCAGGTATGACAATGGTCATCGTGACACATGAGATGAACTTCGCAAAAGAAGTAGCAGACCGTATTTTATTTTTGGATGGTGGAGTTTTAGTCGAAGACACCCCTCCTGTCGAATTCTTTAGCTCTCCAAAGTCAGAGCGTGCAAAAGAGTTTTTAGAGAAGGTTTTATAA
- a CDS encoding DUF2262 domain-containing protein, which produces MNSGLNFDGLVYDKERGNYHGIVEIATDYFIDVTISPESYDKELVFKLAENTFGKIRIKNESYKEKIAGDLLKLHNEVWNEGKIISKDEFKKRINIQGILIFGEGNAELYYDDGDLFWGHTIVVDVDENGLYQEAQIYG; this is translated from the coding sequence ATGAACAGTGGATTGAATTTTGATGGGCTGGTCTATGACAAGGAGAGAGGAAACTATCATGGAATAGTGGAAATAGCGACTGATTATTTTATAGATGTAACTATTTCTCCTGAGTCATATGATAAAGAACTAGTATTTAAATTAGCCGAAAATACTTTTGGGAAAATAAGAATAAAGAATGAATCGTATAAAGAAAAAATAGCAGGGGATTTATTAAAACTACATAATGAAGTATGGAATGAAGGCAAAATAATCAGTAAGGATGAATTTAAAAAACGAATTAATATACAAGGGATTTTAATTTTTGGTGAGGGAAATGCCGAATTGTACTATGACGACGGGGACTTATTCTGGGGTCACACGATAGTAGTAGATGTTGATGAAAACGGTTTGTATCAAGAAGCTCAAATATACGGATGA
- a CDS encoding MFS transporter permease gives MNKKYIFMFGSLIIALGLVIAALVTGDDIVTYLMIFFCVGLGLALLRLVVNGAIKKMKGKSIWTKLLFFTVLLGFGLPFQNWFRKDVIFAMDSDYIVRCIIITVMGIIFMTFLFGMLFTKKRQMQVEVDVDK, from the coding sequence GTGAATAAAAAATATATTTTTATGTTCGGTTCATTAATTATAGCTTTAGGATTGGTGATTGCAGCGCTAGTTACCGGTGACGATATAGTTACTTATCTAATGATATTCTTTTGCGTAGGTTTAGGTCTTGCTTTACTTCGTTTAGTAGTAAATGGAGCTATCAAAAAAATGAAGGGAAAAAGCATCTGGACGAAACTTCTCTTTTTTACCGTTCTCTTAGGTTTTGGTCTACCATTCCAAAACTGGTTCCGTAAAGACGTAATCTTTGCGATGGATTCTGATTACATTGTTCGATGCATCATCATCACTGTAATGGGAATTATCTTTATGACGTTCCTTTTTGGGATGCTGTTCACTAAGAAACGTCAGATGCAGGTTGAAGTAGATGTAGATAAGTAA
- a CDS encoding papain-like cysteine protease family protein, with translation MKRTLTAVLASAMLLLSACSENTDSQAEVNKEVDTKASAETTVAVKPTMIKGEDYDENGGADAYAEAGDNKESRYFKAPDFYNMKSDDQLLLIENFQTMQQTTEWSCGPATALMVANHFGFTDMTEMDIAEQMKAMTDLDTPGAKPGSANNFPEYGTDVSQLHNFFTSLEGFKVVETSYKVNYAANDLIQEADGATGNNVGNLPATFTWNSLYASENSETTEAWVTDAKDSYFVKWLTGHLSNDRPIMVEWADWDGHWQAIIGYDNNGTPGIGDDMLIFADPYDTSDHWQDGYYFYPLERWFGMWNDRNIAPKPFQLQPYIVVDYTK, from the coding sequence ATGAAAAGAACCCTTACAGCAGTTTTAGCATCCGCAATGCTATTATTATCTGCGTGCTCAGAGAACACAGATTCACAAGCGGAGGTTAACAAGGAAGTAGACACAAAAGCGTCAGCCGAAACTACTGTGGCAGTTAAACCAACTATGATTAAAGGCGAAGACTATGATGAAAACGGCGGTGCTGATGCCTATGCAGAAGCTGGCGATAACAAAGAGTCTCGTTATTTTAAAGCCCCTGATTTTTACAACATGAAATCAGATGATCAATTACTACTAATCGAAAATTTCCAAACGATGCAGCAAACAACGGAATGGTCTTGTGGACCTGCTACCGCATTAATGGTCGCTAACCATTTTGGCTTCACAGACATGACAGAAATGGATATTGCTGAGCAAATGAAAGCAATGACCGACTTGGACACTCCAGGAGCAAAGCCTGGTTCTGCAAACAACTTCCCAGAATACGGGACAGACGTTAGCCAGCTCCATAATTTCTTTACTAGTCTAGAGGGCTTTAAAGTGGTAGAGACAAGCTATAAAGTGAATTATGCAGCAAACGATCTAATTCAAGAAGCAGATGGTGCAACCGGAAATAATGTAGGAAACCTTCCTGCTACTTTCACATGGAACAGCTTATATGCTTCTGAAAATAGTGAGACTACTGAAGCATGGGTAACAGATGCTAAGGATAGCTACTTTGTTAAATGGTTAACTGGCCATCTTTCTAATGACCGACCAATTATGGTTGAGTGGGCAGATTGGGATGGACATTGGCAAGCCATTATTGGATATGATAATAATGGAACACCAGGTATTGGTGATGACATGCTTATCTTTGCAGACCCGTATGATACATCTGACCATTGGCAGGACGGATATTACTTCTATCCATTAGAAAGATGGTTCGGTATGTGGAACGATCGTAACATTGCACCAAAACCATTCCAATTACAGCCTTACATCGTTGTGGATTATACTAAATAG
- a CDS encoding Type 1 glutamine amidotransferase-like domain-containing protein — protein MKFYLSSFKIGNEERKLIELTKNGNKKVAYINNALDFATDLERKNKSDVADVSELQRIGFTVDILDLKMYFHKPEGLKEKLDQYDVIWVRGGNTFILAQAMRLSGFDEIIKKYFKDKRDILYGGYSAGCCILGPTLKGIHLADEPEQKPYGNEHQTIWEGLCILDYVIAPHYKSDHKESNDMDRAIDFMIENKILFKALRDGEVIIIE, from the coding sequence ATGAAATTTTATCTTTCATCTTTTAAAATTGGAAACGAAGAACGGAAGCTAATCGAATTAACGAAAAATGGGAATAAAAAAGTAGCATATATCAATAATGCATTAGACTTTGCGACTGATTTAGAAAGAAAAAATAAAAGTGATGTTGCAGACGTAAGTGAACTGCAAAGAATAGGTTTCACAGTGGATATTTTAGATTTAAAAATGTACTTCCATAAACCCGAAGGATTGAAAGAAAAGCTTGATCAATACGATGTTATTTGGGTAAGAGGCGGCAATACTTTTATTCTTGCTCAAGCAATGAGATTAAGCGGTTTTGATGAAATCATTAAAAAGTATTTTAAAGATAAAAGAGATATTCTATATGGGGGATATAGTGCAGGTTGTTGTATTCTTGGACCAACTTTAAAAGGCATTCACTTAGCAGACGAACCTGAGCAGAAACCTTACGGTAATGAACATCAAACTATATGGGAGGGTTTATGCATTTTGGATTATGTAATTGCCCCACATTATAAATCAGACCACAAAGAATCTAACGATATGGACCGAGCAATTGATTTTATGATCGAGAATAAAATTCTATTTAAAGCATTGAGGGATGGAGAAGTAATCATAATTGAATAG
- a CDS encoding response regulator transcription factor gives MSKRILLVEDDESISEMVEKYLRSEGFIITSVNNGEAAVKQNQSSAFDLIILDIMMPKLDGLEVLRIIRETSAVPILIMSAKDSDVDKALGLGLGADDYLVKPFSLLELSARVKAAIRRATQYSREQQVNEDVIEIGDLKIDVTNFMVTKGKEHIKLTAKEFAILKLFASNQNRVFTKQQIYQLVWDDEYYGDENIINVHMRRLREKIEEEPSNPRYIKTLWGIGYKLEGF, from the coding sequence ATGTCTAAACGAATTTTATTGGTCGAGGATGATGAATCCATTAGTGAAATGGTTGAGAAATATTTAAGAAGTGAGGGCTTTATCATCACGAGTGTGAACAATGGAGAAGCAGCGGTTAAGCAAAATCAATCCTCTGCCTTTGACTTGATCATTTTAGATATTATGATGCCAAAGCTAGATGGCTTAGAAGTTTTGAGGATCATTCGAGAAACTAGTGCTGTGCCTATATTAATTATGTCGGCAAAGGATAGCGATGTGGATAAGGCATTAGGACTGGGCTTAGGGGCTGATGATTATCTTGTCAAGCCTTTTTCATTACTCGAGCTATCTGCAAGAGTAAAGGCTGCGATAAGAAGAGCAACACAATATTCACGGGAGCAGCAAGTAAACGAGGATGTAATTGAAATAGGGGATTTGAAGATAGATGTTACTAACTTTATGGTTACGAAGGGAAAGGAACACATAAAGCTTACTGCGAAAGAGTTTGCTATCTTAAAACTATTTGCTTCCAATCAAAACCGTGTATTTACTAAACAGCAGATTTATCAGTTGGTTTGGGATGATGAATACTACGGGGATGAGAATATCATTAATGTTCATATGAGAAGGCTTAGAGAGAAGATAGAAGAAGAACCATCAAACCCGAGGTATATCAAAACCTTGTGGGGAATTGGCTATAAGCTGGAAGGTTTTTAA
- a CDS encoding sensor histidine kinase has translation MVLFLSSTIILLFAFIGFQYKEKRNLTSSIAYTHQKLHGIIQENSGEKVLAHTEHDELRQLLNTINELLDEKQKILATHTRLEESMRKMLSNVSHDLKTPLTVILGYIEMLEIAPSLQEEERQQLLVKLHTKTNEVLKIIHTFFDLAKIEAGDQQYPLSKVNINEICRKNILSFYDLITAKHMHVEIEIPENNLYAFGNEEAIDRVLNNLLSNALTYGADGKNIGLTLRYDESNIYIDIWDKGKGIEEYHIDWVFERTYTMNDSRNKHFQGSGLGLTITKRLLEIMGGSIHLSSIPHEKTIFTATLKRITF, from the coding sequence ATGGTACTCTTTTTATCTTCCACTATTATTTTATTGTTTGCCTTCATTGGTTTCCAGTACAAAGAAAAAAGAAATCTCACCTCTAGCATTGCCTATACGCACCAAAAGCTTCATGGCATCATCCAGGAGAATTCAGGAGAGAAAGTTTTAGCACATACCGAGCATGATGAGCTCCGGCAACTATTGAATACAATTAACGAGTTATTAGACGAAAAACAAAAAATACTTGCAACTCATACAAGGCTAGAAGAATCCATGCGAAAAATGCTTTCCAATGTTTCACACGATTTGAAAACGCCGTTAACTGTCATTTTAGGATATATTGAAATGCTAGAAATTGCTCCCTCCCTACAGGAAGAAGAACGGCAACAGCTCCTTGTTAAACTACATACTAAAACAAATGAAGTACTTAAAATTATCCATACCTTTTTTGACTTGGCGAAAATTGAGGCAGGGGACCAACAATACCCATTATCTAAGGTAAACATAAATGAAATATGTCGTAAGAACATTTTATCCTTCTATGATCTGATAACAGCAAAGCACATGCATGTTGAAATTGAGATACCAGAAAACAATTTATATGCATTTGGTAATGAGGAGGCAATAGATAGAGTTCTAAACAATCTATTATCCAATGCATTAACCTATGGTGCAGACGGTAAAAACATCGGGTTAACGTTGAGATACGATGAGTCCAATATTTATATTGATATTTGGGATAAGGGAAAAGGAATCGAAGAGTATCATATCGATTGGGTTTTTGAAAGAACATATACGATGAACGATTCTAGGAATAAACATTTCCAAGGCAGTGGATTAGGCCTAACAATTACAAAGCGGCTTCTTGAAATAATGGGAGGCTCTATTCATCTATCAAGTATCCCTCATGAAAAGACAATTTTTACTGCAACCCTGAAGCGAATTACTTTTTAA
- a CDS encoding ABC transporter ATP-binding protein produces MSYILKTNHLTKVFEGKEVVSSVNMNVQKGEIYGFLGPNGAGKTTVMKMITNLIKPTNGEIEIFGERLTDQSFEVLKRIGSIIEYPIFYDKLTARETLQLHCDYMGYYNQNEIEQVLDMVSLVNTGNKRVKEFSLGMKQRLGIARAIITKPELLILDEPINGLDPQGIKEMRDLFRMLSKEYGITIIVSSHILGEIEQLADTIGVINNGKLIQEISLAQLTRSQTDYIELVVQDIQKTSFLLSEKLLLVNFKLVDDHCIRIYDSTLTPQMISKVLYEHDIEIEAISKKTSTLEEYFLKLVNGGVVNV; encoded by the coding sequence ATGTCATATATATTGAAAACAAATCATCTGACAAAAGTATTCGAAGGTAAGGAAGTCGTTTCTTCTGTTAATATGAATGTTCAAAAGGGAGAAATTTACGGGTTTTTAGGTCCTAATGGAGCAGGTAAAACAACGGTCATGAAAATGATAACCAATCTTATAAAACCGACAAATGGTGAAATAGAAATATTTGGCGAAAGGCTAACCGATCAATCATTCGAGGTCTTAAAAAGAATTGGATCCATAATTGAATATCCAATTTTTTATGATAAGCTGACTGCACGCGAAACACTTCAGCTTCATTGCGATTACATGGGTTATTATAATCAAAATGAAATAGAGCAAGTATTAGATATGGTTAGTCTAGTAAACACAGGAAACAAGCGAGTAAAAGAATTCTCTCTGGGGATGAAGCAAAGGCTGGGTATTGCACGTGCAATTATCACAAAGCCGGAATTGCTTATTTTAGATGAACCAATAAACGGGCTAGACCCTCAAGGTATAAAGGAAATGAGAGATTTATTTCGAATGCTTTCTAAGGAATATGGCATTACCATTATTGTTTCAAGCCATATTTTAGGAGAGATAGAGCAATTAGCGGATACAATTGGAGTCATCAACAATGGGAAACTCATTCAAGAAATTTCACTTGCACAATTAACTCGTAGTCAAACCGACTACATCGAGCTGGTTGTTCAAGACATACAGAAAACTTCCTTCCTGCTAAGTGAGAAGTTACTTTTAGTTAACTTTAAATTAGTAGACGATCATTGTATTCGTATATACGATTCAACGCTCACACCACAAATGATTTCCAAGGTTTTGTATGAACACGATATTGAAATAGAGGCCATTAGTAAAAAGACAAGTACATTAGAGGAATACTTCTTAAAGCTAGTCAATGGGGGTGTAGTAAATGTTTAA
- a CDS encoding ABC transporter permease — MFKLMKLEMKKFKLGSYSVNAVIANFVILGFIFLIAYISKVEGDQDFVNYQEVLTVIDSFVRGTFIIFAATLIAKLIIGEFKNKTITTLFMYPISRKKIITAKLAIVFIFTFTWIIISNLFITSVYCLVSVNYQLIPDTLTASLLQEHGVSVLMYAVAASGMSLIPLYFGMKKYSIPTTIITSILIVVLVTSNNGGFSLNDIFVIPLSLALIGLVIAYLAIRNIDRIDIGV, encoded by the coding sequence ATGTTTAAGCTAATGAAGCTAGAGATGAAAAAGTTTAAACTGGGCTCCTATTCGGTTAACGCTGTAATTGCTAATTTTGTTATTCTCGGGTTTATATTTCTAATAGCGTATATATCTAAAGTAGAAGGTGACCAGGACTTTGTAAATTACCAGGAGGTCTTAACGGTTATCGATTCATTTGTGAGGGGAACCTTTATCATCTTCGCTGCCACATTAATAGCGAAGTTAATCATAGGAGAATTCAAAAATAAAACAATTACAACATTATTTATGTATCCAATTAGTAGGAAAAAAATAATAACGGCAAAGCTTGCTATTGTATTTATATTTACTTTTACATGGATCATTATTTCGAATCTATTTATTACGTCAGTCTATTGCCTCGTTAGTGTAAACTATCAGCTAATTCCTGATACGCTAACGGCTTCGCTTCTTCAAGAACATGGTGTTAGTGTATTGATGTATGCAGTTGCAGCTTCTGGTATGTCGCTAATTCCTCTTTACTTTGGTATGAAGAAATATTCCATACCTACTACAATTATTACATCTATTCTAATTGTAGTGCTAGTTACCAGTAATAATGGTGGATTTTCATTGAATGATATATTTGTTATACCTTTGTCACTGGCATTAATCGGTTTAGTTATTGCATATCTTGCTATTCGAAATATAGATAGAATCGATATAGGAGTATAG
- a CDS encoding ClbS/DfsB family four-helix bundle protein: MMEKSEKEILLLNSNKAFESLLKIIESIPSRKRGTSIETNERDKNFRDVLMHLYEWHVMLERWYREGMDGDIPFMPAPGYKWNTIKLLNLQIWENYQEVTLAQAIKKVRLSHKRIMDLIESHTNEEIMTKRYYKWTKTSNLHSYFAANTSNHYSWAIKKCETIGMSIACS, encoded by the coding sequence TTGATGGAGAAAAGTGAAAAAGAAATTCTATTGCTAAATAGCAACAAAGCCTTTGAATCTTTGCTTAAAATAATTGAATCTATACCGAGTAGAAAAAGGGGTACCTCCATTGAGACAAATGAAAGAGATAAGAACTTTCGTGATGTGTTAATGCATCTGTACGAATGGCATGTAATGCTGGAGAGATGGTATAGAGAAGGTATGGATGGAGACATTCCTTTCATGCCAGCACCTGGTTATAAATGGAATACTATCAAGCTACTAAATCTGCAAATTTGGGAAAACTATCAAGAAGTAACGTTAGCTCAGGCTATAAAAAAGGTGAGGTTAAGTCACAAAAGAATAATGGATTTAATTGAATCACATACCAATGAAGAAATTATGACGAAAAGATATTATAAATGGACGAAAACAAGTAACTTACACAGCTATTTTGCAGCAAATACTTCCAATCATTACAGCTGGGCAATTAAAAAATGTGAAACTATTGGAATGTCTATAGCCTGCTCATAA